Proteins from one Clostridium cellulovorans 743B genomic window:
- a CDS encoding single-stranded DNA-binding protein has protein sequence MNKAVLIGRLVRDPELKFAQGTGTAVANFTIAVDRRFSSKDGQKETDFIPIVVFGKIAETVANYTTKGKLIGVSGRIQTRTYDAQDGGKRYVTEVVSDEVQFLEWGNGNQQSNNQSQSSNQGFGGGFDDNFTSPCDDSDDSIPF, from the coding sequence ATGAATAAGGCGGTACTTATAGGAAGACTTGTAAGAGATCCAGAACTAAAATTTGCACAAGGTACAGGGACAGCAGTTGCTAACTTTACTATAGCGGTTGATAGAAGGTTTTCCAGTAAAGATGGACAGAAAGAAACAGATTTCATTCCAATAGTTGTTTTTGGCAAGATTGCTGAGACTGTAGCCAACTACACAACTAAAGGCAAGCTAATAGGAGTTAGTGGAAGAATACAAACAAGAACTTATGATGCACAAGATGGAGGCAAGAGATATGTTACAGAAGTTGTTTCTGATGAAGTTCAATTCCTTGAGTGGGGAAATGGCAATCAGCAAAGTAACAATCAAAGTCAAAGTAGTAATCAAGGTTTTGGTGGTGGTTTTGATGATAATTTTACAAGTCCTTGTGATGATTCGGACGATTCTATACCATTTTAA
- a CDS encoding HD domain-containing protein, which yields MLTELEIKAQAERDKNTILHILQTVQRPGMDKLIEWLQTKSDYFIAPASTKYHGNYEGQLARHSLNVFGLLHEKNKRFDLGLSEDTIAITALLHDICKTNFYSLETCWTKGDNNRWQSYDGYKINDGMPLGHGEKSVIMIQNFIRLTLEEMLMIRWHMGNSEPSELQMQMNQAMDMYKSVIALHTADLEASRFLEDTIDRTVVYRHK from the coding sequence ATGTTAACTGAGTTAGAAATCAAAGCACAAGCCGAGAGAGATAAAAATACAATCTTACATATCTTGCAGACAGTACAAAGACCAGGCATGGACAAACTTATAGAATGGTTACAAACCAAGAGTGATTACTTTATTGCTCCTGCTAGTACAAAATATCACGGAAATTATGAAGGGCAACTAGCTAGGCACAGCTTGAATGTTTTTGGACTTTTACATGAAAAGAATAAAAGATTTGATTTAGGACTTTCTGAGGACACTATAGCAATTACTGCACTGCTGCATGATATTTGCAAAACCAATTTCTATAGTTTAGAAACTTGTTGGACTAAAGGTGATAACAATAGATGGCAAAGTTACGATGGTTACAAGATTAATGATGGTATGCCTTTGGGACATGGTGAGAAATCAGTTATTATGATTCAAAACTTCATCAGACTTACATTAGAAGAAATGTTAATGATAAGGTGGCACATGGGCAACTCAGAACCTTCTGAATTGCAGATGCAAATGAACCAAGCCATGGATATGTATAAAAGCGTAATTGCATTACATACAGCAGATTTAGAAGCTAGTAGGTTCTTAGAGGACACAATAGATAGAACGGTTGTTTATAGACACAAATAA
- the bet gene encoding phage recombination protein Bet — translation MENQTGLINIAEYEVAGEKIKLSSAVVKKYLVSGQANKVSDQEVGMFLKLCQGQKLNPFLREAYLVKYGDQAAQMIVGKDAFTKRAETNENYKGSKSGIIIINLKGELEEREGTFYLSKHKEKKEELVGGWAKVFFKNDKEEVYHTVSFDEYNTGKSLWGSKPATMIRKVALVQALREAFPNSLSQLYTAEEVGVDEDLPTDPVNVEDRMREENKVEEPPKMATTKEKKLLMDIARAKGLVDGSDISKLEGFAIECKFNLRNLSSWDCSELIKLVKLYEEPTEEERNIQDVVFEPVEGVSSEEPPTKEESPQDGEETEEDPF, via the coding sequence ATGGAAAATCAAACAGGGTTAATTAATATAGCAGAATATGAAGTTGCAGGGGAAAAGATAAAACTCTCCTCAGCAGTAGTAAAGAAATATTTAGTAAGTGGTCAAGCTAACAAAGTTTCAGACCAAGAGGTTGGAATGTTTCTAAAGTTATGTCAAGGACAAAAGCTTAATCCATTTCTAAGAGAAGCTTACTTGGTTAAGTATGGAGACCAAGCAGCACAAATGATAGTTGGCAAAGATGCTTTTACTAAGAGAGCAGAAACCAATGAGAACTATAAAGGTTCGAAATCTGGAATAATAATCATTAACCTTAAAGGTGAATTAGAGGAAAGAGAAGGAACTTTCTATCTAAGTAAACACAAGGAAAAAAAGGAAGAACTTGTTGGAGGATGGGCGAAAGTATTTTTTAAAAATGACAAAGAAGAGGTTTATCACACAGTAAGTTTTGATGAATACAACACTGGTAAATCCTTGTGGGGAAGTAAACCCGCTACAATGATTCGCAAGGTTGCATTAGTCCAAGCCTTAAGAGAAGCATTTCCTAACTCCTTATCTCAGCTTTATACAGCAGAGGAAGTCGGAGTTGACGAAGACCTTCCAACAGATCCAGTTAATGTCGAGGATAGAATGAGAGAGGAAAATAAAGTGGAAGAACCTCCAAAGATGGCAACGACCAAGGAAAAAAAGCTACTTATGGATATAGCTAGGGCTAAAGGTTTAGTTGATGGAAGTGATATTTCCAAGCTAGAAGGATTTGCTATAGAATGTAAGTTTAATCTAAGAAATTTATCTAGTTGGGATTGTTCGGAATTAATTAAGTTAGTCAAGTTATATGAAGAGCCTACAGAAGAAGAGAGAAATATTCAAGATGTTGTTTTTGAGCCTGTAGAAGGAGTTTCAAGTGAAGAGCCTCCTACAAAAGAGGAAAGTCCACAAGATGGAGAAGAGACCGAGGAAGACCCATTTTAA
- a CDS encoding AAA family ATPase, translated as MKLIIKDLTITGFKGYKEAKAVVLGEKRTLISADNGIGKSSVGEAICWLFTGCDIYGNEKAATRLVNDDKPKITEVELNCIIDGTEKNIIRRKKGSTNGLFIDGSKADNSDLAELYKSKDIFLSIFNPYYFPSLAPKDAKQLLSEVLKPVPKEEVFQELGEYFTEILKKNNFKIPETFLSDKNAEIKEHKDNVIFLEGKISALEVKEAPEEKQFDILELEELQKKLDALKEGSRDNVLADLQAKQRDIEFSRN; from the coding sequence ATGAAGCTAATAATTAAAGATTTAACTATTACAGGATTTAAAGGCTACAAAGAAGCTAAAGCCGTGGTTCTAGGAGAGAAAAGAACTCTTATATCAGCAGATAATGGTATAGGTAAAAGTTCCGTAGGTGAAGCGATATGTTGGCTATTTACTGGCTGTGATATTTACGGAAATGAAAAAGCAGCAACAAGGCTTGTTAATGATGATAAGCCAAAGATTACAGAAGTTGAGTTGAATTGCATCATAGACGGTACTGAGAAAAACATCATTAGAAGAAAGAAAGGCTCAACTAATGGATTGTTTATTGATGGCAGCAAGGCAGATAATTCAGATCTAGCAGAGTTATATAAAAGCAAAGATATCTTTTTAAGTATCTTTAATCCTTACTATTTTCCAAGCTTAGCACCAAAAGATGCAAAGCAATTACTTAGCGAAGTTCTTAAGCCAGTTCCAAAAGAAGAAGTGTTCCAGGAACTAGGAGAATATTTTACTGAGATTCTTAAAAAGAACAACTTCAAAATACCAGAGACTTTCTTATCAGATAAAAACGCAGAAATTAAAGAACATAAAGACAACGTTATTTTCTTGGAAGGTAAAATTTCAGCACTGGAAGTCAAAGAGGCTCCAGAGGAAAAACAGTTTGATATCTTGGAACTTGAAGAACTGCAAAAGAAATTAGATGCTCTTAAAGAAGGTTCCAGGGATAATGTTTTAGCAGACTTACAGGCAAAGCAAAGAGATATTGAATTTAGCAGAAATTAA
- a CDS encoding AbrB/MazE/SpoVT family DNA-binding domain-containing protein — MKSTGVVRKLDQLGRIVFPIELRRTLEIEVGDGLEIFTENETIILKKHQPGCIFCGNVRNVTYLKGKCICKECKEELKNESF, encoded by the coding sequence ATGAAGAGTACAGGCGTGGTTAGGAAATTAGATCAGTTAGGAAGAATAGTGTTTCCAATAGAGTTAAGAAGGACCTTAGAAATAGAAGTGGGTGATGGTCTAGAAATCTTTACAGAAAATGAAACGATCATCTTAAAGAAACATCAGCCAGGTTGTATCTTCTGTGGGAATGTAAGGAATGTTACCTACCTTAAAGGCAAATGTATTTGTAAAGAATGCAAGGAGGAACTAAAAAATGAGAGTTTCTGA
- a CDS encoding DUF7666 domain-containing protein, translating to MSIKGFKGFDKDLKCRGFQYELGKDYEEEKAKACDCGFHFCENPLDVFNYYAPATSRFCEVEGDGQISKDNDDSKVATSKIHIGFEIGLKGLIEAGVKFIYDKVNWENAKESNNEDNSAATNTGDYSAATNTGYQSAATNTGYQSAATNTGNRSAATNTGYQSAATNTGYQSAATNTGDYSAATNTGDYSAATNTGYQSAATNTGYQSAATNTGNRSAATNTGYQSAATNTGYQSAATNTGDYSAATNTGNRSAATNTGDYSAATNTGNRSAATNTGNRSAATNTGNRSAATNTGDYSAATNTGDYSAATNTGDYSAATNTGNRSAATNTGNRSAATNTGNRSAATNTGNRSAASVEGKESIACGLGIENKAKGILGAWLVLAEWYEDENCDWHLKEVKSALVDGGKIKENTWYKLLNGEFVEVEEDEE from the coding sequence ATGAGTATAAAAGGATTTAAAGGTTTTGACAAGGATTTAAAGTGCAGAGGTTTTCAATATGAATTAGGCAAGGACTACGAAGAAGAAAAAGCGAAAGCTTGTGATTGCGGTTTTCACTTTTGCGAAAACCCATTAGATGTTTTTAATTACTATGCCCCAGCAACTAGCAGGTTTTGCGAAGTAGAAGGTGATGGGCAGATCAGTAAAGATAATGATGATAGTAAGGTTGCAACATCCAAGATTCATATAGGTTTTGAAATAGGACTTAAAGGATTAATTGAAGCTGGTGTAAAGTTCATTTATGACAAAGTTAACTGGGAAAATGCTAAAGAATCCAATAATGAGGACAACTCAGCAGCAACTAACACAGGTGATTACTCAGCAGCAACTAACACAGGTTATCAATCAGCAGCAACTAACACAGGTTATCAATCAGCAGCAACTAACACAGGTAATCGCTCAGCAGCAACTAACACAGGTTATCAATCAGCAGCAACTAACACAGGTTATCAATCAGCAGCAACTAACACAGGTGATTACTCAGCAGCAACTAACACAGGTGATTACTCAGCAGCAACTAACACAGGTTATCAATCAGCAGCAACTAACACAGGTTATCAATCAGCAGCAACTAACACAGGTAATCGCTCAGCAGCAACTAACACAGGTTATCAATCAGCAGCAACTAACACAGGTTATCAATCAGCAGCAACTAACACAGGTGATTACTCAGCAGCAACTAACACAGGTAATCGCTCAGCAGCAACTAACACAGGTGATTACTCAGCAGCAACTAACACAGGTAATCGCTCAGCAGCAACTAACACAGGTAATCGCTCAGCAGCAACTAACACAGGTAATCGCTCAGCAGCAACTAACACAGGTGATTACTCAGCAGCAACTAACACAGGTGATTACTCAGCAGCAACTAACACAGGTGATTACTCAGCAGCAACTAACACAGGTAATCGCTCAGCAGCAACTAACACAGGTAATCGCTCAGCAGCAACTAACACAGGTAATCGCTCAGCAGCAACTAACACAGGTAATCGCTCAGCAGCAAGTGTTGAGGGAAAAGAATCAATAGCATGTGGTTTAGGTATAGAAAATAAAGCTAAGGGTATCTTAGGGGCATGGTTGGTTCTTGCAGAATGGTATGAAGATGAAAATTGTGATTGGCATTTAAAAGAAGTTAAAAGTGCTTTAGTTGATGGTGGGAAGATTAAAGAAAATACTTGGTACAAGCTTTTAAATGGTGAATTTGTAGAGGTTGAAGAAGATGAAGAATAA
- a CDS encoding DNA-binding protein, with amino-acid sequence MGAIMSRSEVAEYLGIHGTSVDKLVREGKLKRLKAFDSPYFSTKEVEELTVNGKVIENLNEKKLKQQLADAKVEIEQLRSFVKNFVGEGIRIVKL; translated from the coding sequence ATGGGAGCAATAATGAGCAGATCAGAAGTTGCTGAGTATTTAGGTATCCACGGTACAAGTGTAGATAAACTTGTTAGAGAAGGTAAATTGAAAAGATTAAAAGCATTTGATAGTCCTTACTTTTCAACTAAAGAAGTTGAAGAATTAACTGTGAATGGTAAGGTTATTGAAAATCTAAATGAAAAGAAATTGAAGCAGCAGCTAGCAGATGCAAAAGTAGAAATAGAGCAACTTAGAAGTTTCGTAAAAAACTTTGTAGGCGAAGGAATTAGAATCGTAAAACTATAA
- a CDS encoding phage antirepressor, whose product MNDLRIFTSEEFGQVRTVVINNEPWFIGKDVAEKLGYSNGRDALNKHVDEDDKGVANCDTPGGKQDLVIINESGLYSLILGSKLPNAKKFKKWVTSEVLPSIRKHGVYMTNDTIEKAITSPDFLIQLATNLKEEQQKRKLAEDKLQEQKPKVVFANAVAASHNSILVGELAKILKQNGVDVGQNRLFEWLRKYGYLIKRKGTDYNMPTQSSMELGLFEIKETSISHADGHVSISKTPKVTGKGQVYFINKFKS is encoded by the coding sequence ATGAATGATTTAAGAATTTTCACAAGCGAAGAATTTGGACAAGTTAGAACGGTGGTTATAAACAATGAACCTTGGTTTATAGGCAAGGATGTAGCTGAAAAATTAGGCTACTCAAATGGAAGAGATGCTTTAAATAAACATGTAGATGAAGATGATAAGGGGGTAGCAAATTGCGACACCCCTGGTGGAAAACAAGATTTAGTAATCATAAATGAAAGTGGTCTTTATTCTTTAATCTTAGGTAGCAAATTACCTAATGCTAAGAAGTTTAAGAAATGGGTTACTAGTGAGGTACTTCCTTCCATAAGAAAACATGGAGTATACATGACAAACGACACCATTGAAAAAGCAATAACTAGTCCTGACTTTTTAATTCAGTTAGCTACTAATTTGAAAGAGGAACAGCAAAAGAGAAAACTAGCTGAGGATAAGCTTCAAGAACAAAAACCAAAAGTAGTATTTGCTAATGCGGTAGCAGCTTCACACAATTCCATATTAGTTGGTGAGTTAGCTAAAATACTTAAACAAAATGGTGTCGATGTTGGTCAAAACAGACTATTTGAGTGGTTAAGAAAATATGGTTATTTAATCAAGCGAAAAGGCACTGATTATAATATGCCAACTCAAAGCAGTATGGAACTAGGTTTATTTGAGATAAAGGAGACATCTATATCTCATGCTGATGGGCATGTATCTATTTCTAAAACTCCTAAAGTTACTGGAAAAGGGCAAGTTTACTTTATTAATAAGTTTAAAAGTTAA
- a CDS encoding BRO family protein gives MKSYTVAEAAKKLKVSRSHIYECIKRGDIRKIDGLGRTIRISINEFKGIKFEDEFPHDPNKVQILETSLGKVRNIKGTDKFVVLDVAKALGASSTTTIAKPVNDNYISKLSADETRDLNMYRNQFGMLLISYDGLKEYVNISKNSSRVKTLLDELVPPKEIEIQEQIHIDTQETKNDKFDLQVIDTGEILGRHFRVFGDFQNPLFLAKDIAEWIEYDLSSINKMLNNVDVEEKVRKIVPTQGGQQEMWFLTEDGVYEVLMQSRKPIAKEFKKQIKIILKNIRLKGGYVANENKFVNNYFSSFSPQLKSEMIKELESKNKALVAERTKIDLLICGNEEVLEQLKKEGK, from the coding sequence ATGAAAAGTTATACAGTAGCTGAAGCGGCTAAAAAACTAAAAGTAAGCAGAAGTCATATTTATGAATGCATTAAAAGAGGTGATATAAGGAAAATTGATGGACTAGGTAGAACGATAAGAATTTCAATTAATGAGTTTAAAGGTATTAAATTTGAAGATGAATTTCCACATGACCCTAACAAAGTACAAATTTTAGAGACAAGCCTTGGCAAAGTTAGAAATATTAAAGGTACAGATAAATTTGTTGTCTTGGATGTTGCAAAAGCTTTAGGTGCAAGTAGTACCACCACAATAGCGAAGCCCGTAAATGATAATTATATATCAAAATTAAGTGCAGATGAAACCAGAGATTTGAATATGTACAGAAATCAGTTTGGAATGCTTTTAATTTCCTATGATGGGCTTAAAGAGTATGTAAACATAAGTAAAAATAGTTCAAGAGTAAAAACTCTCTTAGATGAATTAGTACCACCTAAAGAAATAGAAATTCAAGAACAGATACATATTGATACACAAGAAACTAAGAACGATAAATTCGATTTACAGGTCATTGATACTGGCGAAATTCTAGGGAGACATTTTAGAGTGTTTGGAGATTTTCAGAATCCATTGTTTCTAGCTAAAGATATAGCGGAATGGATTGAATATGACTTATCCAGTATAAACAAAATGCTTAACAATGTAGATGTTGAAGAGAAGGTTCGGAAGATTGTTCCGACCCAAGGCGGACAGCAAGAAATGTGGTTCTTGACAGAAGATGGTGTATATGAAGTTCTTATGCAGAGTAGAAAGCCAATAGCTAAAGAGTTCAAGAAGCAAATAAAAATTATACTGAAAAATATTAGACTTAAAGGTGGCTATGTTGCAAATGAAAACAAGTTCGTTAATAACTATTTCTCAAGTTTTAGTCCTCAGCTAAAAAGTGAAATGATAAAAGAACTTGAATCAAAGAATAAGGCTTTAGTAGCTGAGAGAACAAAGATTGACTTATTAATATGTGGCAATGAAGAAGTTTTAGAACAATTAAAGAAAGAAGGTAAATAA
- a CDS encoding BRO-N domain-containing protein, with the protein MNELMIFEEKQVEVFEWNGQALFNTKHVAECLDIKNVNDSIRNFNEKQVIKLTNSDIGIADFRKLNNAGENFLTESGVYKLIFKSRKEEAERFQDWVTDVVLPSIRKTGSYNNQLASSNDIAILLESKLDAIVNDRMSKLEEKCKEYFKPVTKQKTDIVSYIKKRLGITKVNEEYELVKERVLIKLNADKWEDVPVEVLRDSLGIIDESIAVIKAERKENQVSIYDLNRRV; encoded by the coding sequence ATGAACGAATTAATGATTTTTGAAGAAAAGCAAGTTGAAGTATTTGAATGGAATGGACAAGCATTGTTTAATACTAAGCATGTAGCAGAGTGTTTAGATATTAAGAATGTAAATGACAGTATAAGAAATTTTAATGAAAAACAAGTTATTAAATTAACTAATTCAGATATCGGTATAGCCGACTTCCGAAAACTGAATAATGCAGGAGAAAACTTTCTTACTGAAAGCGGAGTGTACAAGCTTATCTTTAAATCAAGGAAAGAAGAAGCTGAAAGATTTCAAGATTGGGTTACTGATGTAGTTTTACCTTCCATTAGAAAGACAGGCTCATACAACAATCAATTAGCATCAAGTAATGACATAGCTATTCTTCTTGAAAGCAAATTAGATGCAATAGTCAATGATAGAATGTCAAAGCTTGAAGAGAAATGCAAAGAATACTTCAAACCAGTTACTAAGCAAAAAACAGACATAGTTTCTTATATAAAGAAGAGACTTGGAATTACTAAAGTTAATGAAGAATATGAACTTGTTAAAGAAAGAGTGCTTATTAAGCTTAATGCAGACAAGTGGGAAGATGTTCCTGTGGAAGTGTTGAGGGATAGCTTAGGTATTATTGATGAAAGCATCGCTGTCATAAAGGCAGAAAGAAAAGAGAATCAAGTATCTATTTATGATCTAAATAGAAGAGTATAG
- a CDS encoding helix-turn-helix domain-containing protein — MLRQLRESKGIPVTFVAKKLGIARDRLRRIEDGEVMLPAEFVPILCDLYGISQTELIERRVKEWNSKEKTL, encoded by the coding sequence ATGCTAAGACAACTCAGAGAAAGTAAGGGAATACCTGTTACTTTTGTAGCAAAAAAGCTAGGTATAGCGAGAGATAGGTTAAGACGTATTGAAGATGGCGAGGTTATGTTACCAGCTGAATTTGTCCCTATACTTTGCGACCTATATGGAATTAGTCAAACCGAACTAATAGAAAGAAGGGTTAAAGAATGGAACAGCAAAGAAAAGACCTTATAG
- a CDS encoding helix-turn-helix domain-containing protein, with the protein MLSEKLKQIRKEMHLTQQEFADKLGISRGYYCDMERGRNKGTNVKVISKLSDVTGKPMEYFVDKDTELKQYDVLDSALDMLIDKGYVEDDGEINDNMAKNIIMEILKKELCLKIKSRE; encoded by the coding sequence ATGTTATCTGAAAAATTAAAGCAAATAAGGAAAGAAATGCACTTAACTCAACAAGAGTTTGCAGATAAATTAGGAATAAGCAGAGGTTACTACTGCGATATGGAACGCGGTAGAAATAAAGGTACTAATGTAAAAGTAATATCAAAATTATCTGACGTTACAGGCAAGCCCATGGAGTATTTCGTTGATAAGGATACAGAGTTAAAGCAATATGATGTATTAGATTCTGCTTTAGATATGCTTATAGATAAAGGATATGTTGAAGACGATGGCGAGATTAATGACAATATGGCTAAAAACATAATCATGGAGATATTAAAGAAGGAACTTTGCTTAAAAATAAAAAGCAGGGAGTAA
- a CDS encoding tyrosine-type recombinase/integrase, whose protein sequence is MFEYKILTRKKDKGYQFIVSYKDETGKWKQRAKQGFENESKAEKAAKAYIFDLKEELEEKAKLNKDYENITFEEFSKMYLKHKKNHVEPHTLTRFKLAISKFSDLDSMRMTDIKVRDIQNIVDKMVKSDTLKASSILAYKNTVSTMFESAIKQFEVIISNPCTNVIAPKAAKPNKRALTKIEVDDLLSKIENKTHYLISLIAAYCGLRAGEILGLTWQDIDEENDLIKITKQWKKLKNGEYGMGPLKSSNSYREVTLPLKVKLELKKYKIEYSIGDEQRLFKYKDSSCIVSTLRYDYKKAGYDVSIHELRHSYASLLISKGLTHDEAAEVLGHTVEENIRTYSHLTADNKNKVKKLILKNF, encoded by the coding sequence ATGTTTGAATATAAGATTCTTACTCGTAAAAAAGACAAAGGATATCAATTTATAGTTAGTTACAAAGATGAAACTGGTAAATGGAAACAAAGAGCAAAGCAAGGTTTTGAAAATGAATCTAAGGCAGAAAAAGCAGCTAAGGCTTATATATTTGATTTAAAAGAAGAACTCGAAGAAAAAGCCAAATTAAACAAGGATTATGAAAATATAACATTTGAAGAGTTTTCAAAAATGTACCTTAAACATAAGAAAAATCACGTTGAACCCCATACATTAACTAGGTTCAAGCTTGCTATTAGTAAATTTAGTGACTTGGATAGTATGAGAATGACCGATATCAAGGTTAGAGATATACAAAATATAGTCGACAAAATGGTTAAAAGTGACACTTTAAAAGCATCAAGCATATTGGCATACAAAAATACTGTATCTACCATGTTTGAATCTGCTATAAAGCAATTTGAGGTCATTATAAGTAATCCATGCACTAATGTTATTGCCCCAAAAGCCGCAAAACCAAACAAAAGAGCCTTGACCAAGATAGAGGTTGATGATCTACTTTCTAAAATAGAAAATAAAACACATTACTTAATATCTTTAATAGCTGCTTATTGTGGTCTAAGGGCAGGGGAAATTTTGGGGTTAACATGGCAAGATATTGATGAAGAAAATGATTTAATAAAGATTACTAAACAGTGGAAAAAACTTAAGAATGGTGAGTATGGAATGGGTCCACTCAAGAGTAGTAATTCTTATAGAGAGGTAACTTTGCCTTTAAAGGTAAAATTAGAGCTTAAAAAATATAAGATAGAATATTCTATAGGTGATGAACAAAGATTGTTTAAGTATAAAGATTCATCTTGTATAGTATCAACTCTTAGATATGACTATAAGAAAGCTGGATATGATGTAAGTATTCATGAGTTAAGACACTCTTATGCAAGTTTATTAATAAGCAAAGGATTGACCCATGATGAAGCAGCGGAAGTTTTAGGGCATACGGTGGAAGAAAATATAAGAACCTATTCACATCTTACTGCTGATAATAAGAATAAGGTTAAAAAGCTTATTCTAAAAAACTTCTGA
- a CDS encoding NUDIX hydrolase N-terminal domain-containing protein, which translates to MKRGKAMEQWMNWAMELQAIAQAGLTYSKDKYSFNS; encoded by the coding sequence ATGAAAAGAGGCAAAGCTATGGAACAATGGATGAATTGGGCGATGGAATTACAAGCTATTGCACAAGCGGGCTTAACTTATTCTAAAGATAAATATAGTTTTAACTCTTGA
- a CDS encoding NUDIX hydrolase has protein sequence MGWIEEIESYKPYNEQEKIDKEIILRCIEKFPDILTRDNQIAHITSSAFIVNKTKEKVLMIYHNIYDSWSWTGGHADGEEDLLAVATREAKEETGIKDIKLLSSGIFSLDILTVISHIKRGKYVAPHLHLSVSYLMEADDKQELFIKEDENSGVKWINTNEVNTYSNEPHMQKVYSKFIDKIYEMYNH, from the coding sequence ATGGGATGGATTGAAGAGATTGAAAGTTATAAGCCTTACAATGAACAAGAAAAAATAGATAAAGAAATAATTCTTAGATGTATAGAAAAATTTCCAGATATATTAACAAGAGATAACCAGATTGCGCATATAACATCTTCTGCATTTATAGTAAATAAGACCAAGGAAAAGGTTTTGATGATATATCATAATATATATGATTCTTGGTCTTGGACTGGAGGACATGCTGATGGAGAAGAAGACTTATTAGCTGTTGCAACAAGAGAGGCTAAAGAAGAAACGGGTATAAAAGATATAAAACTTTTAAGTTCAGGTATTTTTTCTTTAGATATATTAACGGTGATATCTCATATAAAGAGAGGTAAATATGTGGCTCCGCATCTTCACTTATCTGTTTCATATTTAATGGAGGCTGATGATAAGCAAGAACTATTTATAAAAGAAGATGAGAACAGTGGTGTTAAATGGATAAATACAAACGAAGTAAATACATATAGTAATGAGCCTCATATGCAAAAAGTATATTCTAAGTTCATTGATAAAATATATGAAATGTATAATCATTGA